In Bacillus sp. S3, the sequence CATTCGTGAAAAAATCAATAAACAGAAAGACAATGAAGAAGATATATTCCTAGCAATCATGCAGCTTCTTGTCCAGGAAAAAACGGGCTTCGAATTGGCACAACGTTTACGGGGACGCGGCATCCGGAAATTCGAGGATAACGAAGGATATCTCTATATTTTGCTCCATCGAATGGAACAGAACCAGTGGATACAAGCAGCCTGGGACAGATCGAATACAAAATATTACCGCATTACTGTTAAAGGTAAAAAGGTACTGCAAAAAGCTGCAAAAAAACAAACGAAAACACGATTTGAGCTTAAAGAATTGCTTGAGGGGTGAGACAAACGTGGCGAATAAAAAAACTATTTTCTTAAATGAAGTGACCGGACAAATTAAATCGAAGGAAGCTAAGAAATATGTGGCAGATGAATTAGGTTTTCACCTGAAGGAAGCAAAGAACCTATGGATGGGAAAAGGACTCTTAGAAGCAGAGGCCGAAGAAAAGGCGATTGAGCAGATGGGCAGCCCGACCAAATTGGGGATCCAAATGAACAAGCTGCACAAACCAAAGATTGATTGGTTCACCCTAATCCTATTGATTACGACCTTAGGACTTGGATTTTTACCGATCGTTTCACTTTGGAATATAGACGAACGATATTTCTCAGTCAGTAAGACCATCATGGTTTTATTAGGAGGTGCCGCAGCATTAGGAATGATGGCAATCGATTATCGTAAATGGAGAAATCGTGGATGGTTGTTTTATTCTCTAGGGATCCTCTTCCTAATTGTGATTAGGACTTTTTCCAACACTACGATTAATGGTGTTCCATTGTTAAGAATCCCGTCGATAATTACCTTAGAAAGCTCCATGGCTTTACCATTCTTTTTCCTTGCCTGGGCTTCGTTTTTTACAAATGAAAGGCTCAAAGTCTGGCAATTTTTCATTTTGTTTTTCCTTCCATTTTTCTTCTTCTTTACCGTTCCAAGTACACCCGTCATTTTTATGTACACGGTCATGGTATTCGTGATGATATGGTGGAGTAAATATAGTTATAAAAAAATTGGGAGTATTTTTGGAATCATGGTTAGTGGTTTCACCCTATTCGGGTGGATGGCGTGGCAATGGCAATACCTTAAAATGTATCAAATGGAAAGATTAATGGCCTTTATAAACCCGGAGGAATATTCGAGTGGCGCGGGATACCTGGTATTGCGTGTGAAAGAATTAATGACTGAAGCAGGGTGGTTTGGACACCCGGTGAATAAGGAATTTATCCCGTCCGCACATACAGATTTTGTTTTTGTAAGCTTAACTTATATTTACGGCTGGCTTTTTGCGGCTGCCTTAGTTTCCATTCTTTCCTTATTTATGGTTAGAATCATTGCCATTTCTTTTAAGATTCAAGACTCATATGCAAAGCTTCTTTTGATTGGTGCAGTTACATTATATGGTGTTCAGTTGGCCTGCAACGTTGGCATGGCACTAGGGGTTTTTCCACAAACGTCCATTTCATTGCCATTTATCAGTTATGGGCTGATGCCCGTTTTGTTAAATTCCTTTTTAATCGGGGTTGTGTTAAGCGTGTACCGGCGCAAGGATTTCCTCTCACACCGAATTGTTTGATTATACGTCAAAAACATCCGTCAAGGTGGTCAAATGGAAAGATCGTTAGACACCGCTCCGGTATCCACTGGAGCGGTGCTGCTATTTTAATTCTGAAAGTTTTCCGCTATTACAATAGTTCGATATATCCTTCTGTTCCGTTGACAAGAATTCGTTGTCCATCTTTTATCAGTTTCGTGGCATTTTCCACTCCTACTACTGCAGGTAAGCCATATTCACGTGCGATAACTGCTCCATGGGTCATCAGACCGCCGACTTCAGTGACTAGTCCTTTTATCGATACAAACAATGGTGTCCAGCCGGGGTCAGTAAAGGAGGTTACTAATATATCTCCATCTTCTAAATCAACATCTTCCATGTTTAAGATAACACGTACTCGCCCCTCTATAACTCCAGAAGAAACAGGCAGACCTAAAATCGCTTCGGCTGGGAGATTTTCTCGTTTGTAATTACCTGCAATGATTTCACCATCAGACGTGATTACACGTGGGGGAGTTAATTTTTCATATAATTTGTACTCGTCTTTCTGTTTGTTAATGACCTGGTAATCCAGTTTATTTGCACGTACGGCCTCCCGGAATTCTTCAAATGTGAGATAGTATATATCTTCTTTTTCATGAATAATACCCGCTTGCACGAGTTGCTCTGCTTCTTTCAGTAATGCCTGCTTATAAACGAAGTAGCGGTTAATCATGCCGTATTTTGGATATTCACGATACCCAATGAAATTTCGGATTTTGTCAATCATTCGTTTTGTTTCTTTGGCCTTTTGTTCACCATCAGGTAATGGTTTCAATCGGTCTACTAACTCCTGTTCTTTTTCCAATGCAAAACAAAGCCCTTGCTCAAATTTGCGCTTGCCAGCATTTGGTTCAAAGTTTTTGATGTTACCAAGAATCATGGGGACAAGGGTAATTGGTTTTTCACTCCAACGAGTTTTCGTGATATCGATTTCTCCGGCACATCGCATTCCATATTTGTTGAGAAAAGCATGGAAAGCGTTTCTCGCTTCCTGTCCACCATCAAACCGAACCAATTCATCCAAAAAGTTATCATCTTTTACTTGTTGTAAATAATCAATGATTTCTGAATAGGGCCGAATTACATCGGCGACATCCAATAGCGCCAGACCCATTTCCGAAGTTATATTGTTAGGTACAGATTGGGAAAGCGTGTCTGCTGCGTTTTTTTCACCCAACCACTCCTCCATTTTTTCGTTGAT encodes:
- a CDS encoding PadR family transcriptional regulator — its product is MEDRLKNLKKSMDQTAFSQLNFTDQHRKDIREKINKQKDNEEDIFLAIMQLLVQEKTGFELAQRLRGRGIRKFEDNEGYLYILLHRMEQNQWIQAAWDRSNTKYYRITVKGKKVLQKAAKKQTKTRFELKELLEG
- a CDS encoding FtsW/RodA/SpoVE family cell cycle protein, translating into MANKKTIFLNEVTGQIKSKEAKKYVADELGFHLKEAKNLWMGKGLLEAEAEEKAIEQMGSPTKLGIQMNKLHKPKIDWFTLILLITTLGLGFLPIVSLWNIDERYFSVSKTIMVLLGGAAALGMMAIDYRKWRNRGWLFYSLGILFLIVIRTFSNTTINGVPLLRIPSIITLESSMALPFFFLAWASFFTNERLKVWQFFILFFLPFFFFFTVPSTPVIFMYTVMVFVMIWWSKYSYKKIGSIFGIMVSGFTLFGWMAWQWQYLKMYQMERLMAFINPEEYSSGAGYLVLRVKELMTEAGWFGHPVNKEFIPSAHTDFVFVSLTYIYGWLFAAALVSILSLFMVRIIAISFKIQDSYAKLLLIGAVTLYGVQLACNVGMALGVFPQTSISLPFISYGLMPVLLNSFLIGVVLSVYRRKDFLSHRIV